In Procambarus clarkii isolate CNS0578487 chromosome 6, FALCON_Pclarkii_2.0, whole genome shotgun sequence, one DNA window encodes the following:
- the LOC123749267 gene encoding uncharacterized protein isoform X1, producing MSAPAGMEVGAQKGGEMASQDCQVCLEPYDDNIRRPRCLSCGHTFCTSCIADTITRGPLYCPFCRVIHASPVSRADDVPVNYTVVSLLQDSSYSLGTERSLALLSELKREANDLTTAQLVTCNCHLTRLTDFKKRLSEQRSVHQVQIQALKTLIERNESLLQDMTSTEGQVDSIITAGVDKRATLEVAQARVNAATTLLEVTAAHHQDQERDGSVREWSSAAHQILQSQILIAAREVEHVTTAALQAVVGRSMSAAAAALTPTKPQSSDDLPDTWKILQEVMSKARLVGTGVWAVMDIDGRRRCAKMVTVDDRLYLSALREGDPPIYTHTMPYRNVRRLVDETCVRIFLELTWGGKVQGKVCIKLLNTAPRTRQFFFLCSGERGPSYSSTSFFEVESRGQPGERVWGGDYENNDGSGGSALPGLIMGDLNVQTVTAGLVAGYCYGDEHRKPSHFVIYNNDCPVAYEECPIGKVESGMDLVRAAAKLANVQEAIVSDCGIVLSI from the exons GGCGGTGAGATGGCGTCCCAGGACTGCCAGGTGTGCCTCGAGCCCTACGACGACAACATACGTCGCCCTCGCTGCCTCAGTTGCGGCCACACCTTCTGCACCTCCTGCATCgccgacaccatcacccgcggacCTCTCTACTGCCCCTTCTGTCGCGTCATCCACGCCTCGCCCGTCTCCCGCGCTGACGATGTTCCTGTCAACTACACAGTGGTCAGTCTTCTGCAGGACTCGTCCTACTCCCTGGGGACGGAGAGGTCACTGGCACTGCTCTCCGAGCTGAAGAGAGAGGCTAACGACCTTACCACTGCCCAGTTAGTGACCTGTAACTGCCACCTCACGCGACTCACAGACTTCAAGAAGCGCCTTTCGGAGCAGCGAAGCGTGCATCAGGTGCAGATCCAGGCGCTGAAGACGCTGATAGAGAGGAACGAGAGCCTCCTGCAGGACATGACCAGCACCGAGGGACAGGTAGACAGCATCATCACCGCCGGCGTGGACAAGCGAGCAACGCTGGAGGTGGCGCAGGCGCGTGTCAACGCCGCCACCACGCTGCTGGAGGTCACGGCTgcccaccaccaggaccaggagAGGGACGGCTCCGTCCGGGAGTGGAGTTCCGCTGCCCACCAAATACTCCAATCCCAGATCCTCATCGCTGCCAGGGAG GTGGAGCACGTCACCACCGCCGCCCTGCAAGCCGTGGTGGGCCGCAGCATGTCCGCAGCCGCAGCCGCCCTCACACCCACGAAGCCGCAG TCGTCTGACGACCTGCCGGACACGTGGAAGATCCTGCAGGAGGTGATGAGCAAGGCGCGGCTGGTCGGGACGGGCGTCTGGGCTGTCATGGACATTGACGGACGACGACGTTGTGCTAAGATGGTCACAGTCGACGACCGTCTCTACCTCTCAGCGCTCAGAGAGGGAGATCCTCCCATCTACACCCACACAATGCCT TACCGCAACGTGCGTCGCCTGGTCGACGAGACGTGCGTCAGGATCTTCCTGGAGCTGACGTGGGGCGGTAAGGTGCAAGGGAAAGTGTGCATCAAGCTGCTCAACACGGCACCGAGGACACGGCAGTTCTTCTTCCTGTGCTCCGGAGAGCGCGGTCCATCTTACAGCAGCACCAGCTTCTTCGAAGTGGAGAGCCGCGGACAGCCCGGCGAGCGGGTGtggggcggagactacgagaacAACGATGGCAGCGGCGGGTCCGCTCTCCCGGGCCTTATCATGGGCGACCTCAACGTCCAGACGGTCACGGCGGGActggtggccgggtactgctacggCGACGAACACCGCAAGCCGTCACACTTCGTCATTTACAATAATGACTGTCCTGTCGCCTACGAAGAGTGCCCCATTGGCAAGGTGGAAAGTGGGATGGATTTAGTTCGTGCGGCGGCCAAGCTGGCGAATGTACAAGAAGCCATTGTTAGTGACTGTGGCATTGTACTCTCTATCTAA
- the LOC123749267 gene encoding uncharacterized protein isoform X2: protein MASQDCQVCLEPYDDNIRRPRCLSCGHTFCTSCIADTITRGPLYCPFCRVIHASPVSRADDVPVNYTVVSLLQDSSYSLGTERSLALLSELKREANDLTTAQLVTCNCHLTRLTDFKKRLSEQRSVHQVQIQALKTLIERNESLLQDMTSTEGQVDSIITAGVDKRATLEVAQARVNAATTLLEVTAAHHQDQERDGSVREWSSAAHQILQSQILIAAREVEHVTTAALQAVVGRSMSAAAAALTPTKPQSSDDLPDTWKILQEVMSKARLVGTGVWAVMDIDGRRRCAKMVTVDDRLYLSALREGDPPIYTHTMPYRNVRRLVDETCVRIFLELTWGGKVQGKVCIKLLNTAPRTRQFFFLCSGERGPSYSSTSFFEVESRGQPGERVWGGDYENNDGSGGSALPGLIMGDLNVQTVTAGLVAGYCYGDEHRKPSHFVIYNNDCPVAYEECPIGKVESGMDLVRAAAKLANVQEAIVSDCGIVLSI, encoded by the exons ATGGCGTCCCAGGACTGCCAGGTGTGCCTCGAGCCCTACGACGACAACATACGTCGCCCTCGCTGCCTCAGTTGCGGCCACACCTTCTGCACCTCCTGCATCgccgacaccatcacccgcggacCTCTCTACTGCCCCTTCTGTCGCGTCATCCACGCCTCGCCCGTCTCCCGCGCTGACGATGTTCCTGTCAACTACACAGTGGTCAGTCTTCTGCAGGACTCGTCCTACTCCCTGGGGACGGAGAGGTCACTGGCACTGCTCTCCGAGCTGAAGAGAGAGGCTAACGACCTTACCACTGCCCAGTTAGTGACCTGTAACTGCCACCTCACGCGACTCACAGACTTCAAGAAGCGCCTTTCGGAGCAGCGAAGCGTGCATCAGGTGCAGATCCAGGCGCTGAAGACGCTGATAGAGAGGAACGAGAGCCTCCTGCAGGACATGACCAGCACCGAGGGACAGGTAGACAGCATCATCACCGCCGGCGTGGACAAGCGAGCAACGCTGGAGGTGGCGCAGGCGCGTGTCAACGCCGCCACCACGCTGCTGGAGGTCACGGCTgcccaccaccaggaccaggagAGGGACGGCTCCGTCCGGGAGTGGAGTTCCGCTGCCCACCAAATACTCCAATCCCAGATCCTCATCGCTGCCAGGGAG GTGGAGCACGTCACCACCGCCGCCCTGCAAGCCGTGGTGGGCCGCAGCATGTCCGCAGCCGCAGCCGCCCTCACACCCACGAAGCCGCAG TCGTCTGACGACCTGCCGGACACGTGGAAGATCCTGCAGGAGGTGATGAGCAAGGCGCGGCTGGTCGGGACGGGCGTCTGGGCTGTCATGGACATTGACGGACGACGACGTTGTGCTAAGATGGTCACAGTCGACGACCGTCTCTACCTCTCAGCGCTCAGAGAGGGAGATCCTCCCATCTACACCCACACAATGCCT TACCGCAACGTGCGTCGCCTGGTCGACGAGACGTGCGTCAGGATCTTCCTGGAGCTGACGTGGGGCGGTAAGGTGCAAGGGAAAGTGTGCATCAAGCTGCTCAACACGGCACCGAGGACACGGCAGTTCTTCTTCCTGTGCTCCGGAGAGCGCGGTCCATCTTACAGCAGCACCAGCTTCTTCGAAGTGGAGAGCCGCGGACAGCCCGGCGAGCGGGTGtggggcggagactacgagaacAACGATGGCAGCGGCGGGTCCGCTCTCCCGGGCCTTATCATGGGCGACCTCAACGTCCAGACGGTCACGGCGGGActggtggccgggtactgctacggCGACGAACACCGCAAGCCGTCACACTTCGTCATTTACAATAATGACTGTCCTGTCGCCTACGAAGAGTGCCCCATTGGCAAGGTGGAAAGTGGGATGGATTTAGTTCGTGCGGCGGCCAAGCTGGCGAATGTACAAGAAGCCATTGTTAGTGACTGTGGCATTGTACTCTCTATCTAA